In Humulus lupulus chromosome 7, drHumLupu1.1, whole genome shotgun sequence, the following are encoded in one genomic region:
- the LOC133791088 gene encoding triosephosphate isomerase, cytosolic produces the protein MTRKFFVGGNWKCNGTPNEVKKIVTVLNEAEVPSEDVVEVVVSPPFVFLHMVKSLLRSDFQVAAQNCWVRKGGAFTGEISAEMLINLGIPWVILGHSERRLILNESNEFVGDKVAYTLSQGLKVIACVGETLEQRESGSTLAVVAAQTQSIADKVFNWDNIVLAYEPVWAIGTGKVATPAQAQEVHFELRKWLHDNVGAAIASSTRIIYGGSVNGANCKELAAQPDVDGFLVGGASLKPEFIDIIKSATVKKNA, from the exons TGACCAGAAAATTCTTCGTCGGTGGAAACTGGAAATGC AATGGAACACCCAATGAGGTGAAAAAGATAGTCACCGTTTTAAATGAAGCTGAAGTTCCATCAGAAGATGTTGTGG AGGTTGTGGTAAGCCCTCCATTTGTGTTTCTTCATATGGTGAAGAGTCTGCTGCGGTCCGATTTCCAGGTTGCTGCCCAGAACTGTTGGGTTCGCAAGGGTGGTGCTTTTACAGGAGAGATTAG TGCTGAGATGCTTATCAATTTGGGCATTCCTTGGGTCATTCTTGGTCATTCTGAAAGAAGACTTATATTAAACGAATCAAATGAG TTTGTTGGAGATAAAGTTGCTTATACGCTTTCTCAAGGCTTAAAAGTCATTGCTTGtgttggggagactttagaacAGCGAGAATCAGGATCCACGTTAGCTGTTGTAGCTGCACAAACACAATCAATAGCTG ATAAAGTGTTCAACTGGGATAATATTGTCTTGGCATATGAACCAGTTTGGGCCATTGGAACAGGGAAGGTTGCAACCCCTGCTCAGGCTCAGGAA GTTCATTTTGAGTTGAGAAAATGGCTTCATGACAATGTTGGTGCTGCAATTGCTTCATCAACCAGAATCATCTACGGCG GTTCTGTAAATGGAGCAAACTGCAAGGAGTTGGCAGCACAGCCGGATGTTGATGGATTTTTGGTTGGAGGAGCTTCTTTAAAG CCGGAGTTCATCGACATTATAAAGTCCGCCACAGTGAAGAAAAATGCCTGA